The sequence TAAATACAAATTACGATGTATCGTATTCCATACTATTTCAAAATCGACTTTGTGATAGCCATGCGCCAAGGCATTGCGCATTTCGTAGGCAAATCCCCAGGGAATTTCACTGTGCTGAGCCGCGAATTCTGGATGCTTCTTTATAATGTTTTTACAAGCCTCTCCAACGATTTCAAAATTACGAACAACCGCATCCTGAGTTTTCTCATCGTCAAGAAATTGCATTTCTGTCATGCCGGTTTTATACCATTCGATACGCTGAATTGCTTCAATAATGTGGCCTAAGTATTCAGCCACACGTGGTTGATCAGTCCTGCTCATACGGGAATTGCCTCCGCAAGCACTTGGGCCCTGAAGCTTTCCGGCAGCGCTTTGGGTGTAAGGACATCAACTGCAATGCCTAGTAACTGGCGCAGTTCGTAACGAATCGCACCGATATCCATCATCGTGGTTTCACTGGTAGGATCAACCAGTAAATCGAGGTCACTCCCTTCTTCATCCTCGCCGTGTAAAACAGAACCAAACACACGCGGATTGGCCGTATGAAATCTACTTGTGATTTCGCGTACGGCAATACGGTTCTGCTCAAGAGCAGTAGAAGGCTTCATCTTGATCTTTCAAGGGGGAATGATGTTCCACGTTAATACTAAAAAATATACTTATAAAAATGCTTATATTAGCTAGATGCACGTGGAAAAACACCAATATAGCCCATTCTGATTGCCAACTATTTATTTGGCTAATAAATTTGGCTGGCTAAGTAGACTATTTTTTGGCCTTGACGGAGAAATCTTTAACGGATTTTAAGTGAAACTCTTCCAGCAACGGGTTTATGAACCCTTTCGCTGAAGGTAGTTTGCTGGCGCGATAAGGAAGTTAGTCTCGTTAGAGCAATATACGTAAAGTCAATCACGGAAGGAGCCCTAAAAGCTGATGTTGAAATAATATGCGGCTCGCAACCGAAAACTCAAGCAGTTTCCACCGCAGCACGCGCGCGTTTGCGGCGATTTGACTTGGCCTGGATCATGGCTAATACCAAATCAGACACGTGCTCGGCGGTTTCAACCTGTTTCAGGCGGCCGTGAGGTCTGAACCATACGCATGACCAGCTGACGATGCCGCCGACTGCCAACGACGTAATTCTGACATCCGGTACGGTGAATTCGCCGGTGGCGATGCCGTCCTCCAGCAATGCACACAATTTACGATCAAACTCGCGTCGCATCTCTTCAATGACTTCGCTATCCATCTTTGACAAATGCTTTTGCTCGCGCATGTAGATGGCA is a genomic window of Glaciimonas sp. CA11.2 containing:
- a CDS encoding DUF86 domain-containing protein gives rise to the protein MSRTDQPRVAEYLGHIIEAIQRIEWYKTGMTEMQFLDDEKTQDAVVRNFEIVGEACKNIIKKHPEFAAQHSEIPWGFAYEMRNALAHGYHKVDFEIVWNTIHRNLYLLLAQIEQALIKIK
- a CDS encoding nucleotidyltransferase family protein, which encodes MKPSTALEQNRIAVREITSRFHTANPRVFGSVLHGEDEEGSDLDLLVDPTSETTMMDIGAIRYELRQLLGIAVDVLTPKALPESFRAQVLAEAIPV